The Balneolaceae bacterium genomic sequence CGGATTGGTACCCTGGATGATGGAACCGGTGTTACCGAGGCCGCTCTGGACCAGGTTGGCATCGTCATGCATGCCAAACTGGGAGATGGCGCCGGTATTGAAACTTCCGGTCTGGATGGCATAGGCATCGTTGTCGTGTCCTTGCTGTTGGATGCCGTACCAACCAAGTCCATCGCGGTCGATGGCGGAGCCTGCAATGGTGTTTCCGTCACCGGCCTGGCGTACGCGGGCGTAGTTGTTGTCACCCCGGTTCTGTTGGACGGTGGCGGTGTTGCCGACCACGTTGTAGCCGTTGCCACTACCGCCCTGGTCAATGTCGGCACGGTTGATGCCGCTATGCGCCTGTTTCAGGGTCGCCGAGTTGTTGGTGCCCTGCTGGTAGATGTCGCCGCGCTGGCCGCCATTGTAGGCGTCGATGCTGGCCGAGTTGGCGACACCGCGCTGGGTGATTTCATGGTCGTTCCAGACGCCGTGAGAGCGCTGTTTGATGGAAGCTTCGTTGCCGCTTCCGCTCAGTTGGTAGATGTGGGCTTCGCCGAAGTCGCCAAAGTTACCACCCTGGAAGTCACCCTGGAAGATGGTTGCCGAACCGTTGTCGGCCGACTGCTCGATGTAGGCCATCGAGTAGGTGCCGGTTTCGGTCTGGACGATGTCGCCCGTGTTACCTGATCCGGATTGGTTCATGTCGGCATCCTGTGCTTGAACGCCTGTGAAGGCGAGGAAGAGTGCAAAAACTGCACTCAAAAGCATTGTGAAGGTTTTCTTGAGTGATCTCATAATGTATGCACCTTTTGGTTATTTAGGGTTAAGGTGAATGGGACCCCATTCACCGAGGTTCATTCCATTGATGATCAATGGAATGGGGTGGAGTAAGGTGCGTGATGAGATCACCCTTGCGAGTGTCCCGGGCAGCGCTGAAGGGTCCACAACCTCGCGTAAGCAAGGTTCCTTGGCGTTGCTCCACGCCCCTTACTCCATTTTCCTGGTTCAGAATTTCTCAGGTCAACGGAGTGCGTGTGCGGTGACGTTATATGTCATGGGTCAGTCATAGAATTTTTTTGAATAGGGAAAAGATAAGGCTGCCTCCTTTACGGCCACCCTCTGGGAGGGCACTGCCGGGATGATGAAGATGAGCGTAATAATGGTTATATTTCGCTCATCGGGGCAGCGCTGAAGGGTCCACAACCTTACGCAAGTAAGGTTCCTTGGCGTTGCCCCTCTTTATTTCTGTTTCCTTTCCTTTCCATCGGTTTATTGGTTTGTTATTCCTTTCGATTTCAGTTCCTGTTAAAAGATGTCGGGATTGATGCTGATGCCGGCTGTGATATTCCATTGCTGATCGTTAATCGTTCCTAGGGTAACTCCGTCCACCCCGTCCTGCATCAGGTAGCGGTAGTTGAAGCCAAGCTGAACCCCGACGCTGCGGGAGATCCGATAGTCGATGCCTGCCGTCGCACTGACCGCCGGATAGAACTGACGGTCGGCAAAGTCGGGCGTGTCATCGTAGGCCAGCACACCGCCTCCCACGCCCAGGTAGGGCGAAAATTTCCGGGTGGGCAGCAGATAGGTGTTCAACATCAAGTCAGCGCTGGAAAAAGGTTCCGAAAATGCGTTTCGGGCTCCGATGCTGGAACGCTGCAGGTTCAGCCCCAGCGAGTAGCGGGAGCTCAGAAACTGTTCGGCCTGCAGCCCGCCACCTATGCGTGTATAGGGTGAAGGATAGCTGCCTATATGGCTGCCGGTGGTAAACTGCGCCGTCAGATCGAAACCGCTTCTCAACTCGTGGTCTTCCATGAGTCCGAAGTAGTCTGCTTCGGCTTGCCGCTCCCTCTCTTTTTGATTGTGGTATTTCTGCTTGTAATCGTTGTAGGCGGTCGTGTCGCTTGGGCTCCAAAGGCCGTCTTCCACTCCTTCTACCACCAGGGTCTTCACGGCCTCGTCGATGGCTTCGGTCACCGCCATCACGGGCGGTTCGTTGTAGGTAAATCCGGCCTCGGCTTCCAGCAGCCTCTGGGTATCCACGAAGCGGAAGGCACCGCTTTTAAGCTCTTGTGAGATTATGGACTTGGTGGTGTGGACCGTTTTCATGACGCGGCCGGTCTGAGTGGAAACTGCGCGCAGGTAGATGGTCACCTGGTCCTTGCGGTACTGCCCCGATCCCCCCGTGCCCAGGTATCGCAGGCCGCCCCCGGCCGTAATTACGTTGGTGTCGTAGCCGATGATGCCGCCTTCCAGAATCACGCCGGCGTAGAGCAGGGGCGGAAGATTGCTCGGCTGCCCGTTCTGCTGGCGGGTCTGCTGGATGATCTGTCGTTCGTTCAGCAGATTGGAAACCCCTTCCCGTTCAATGGGCGTAAACCAGCCGGAATCCTCCATCGATTCGATCAGGATGGAGGTGGCCCCCTGGGTGACAGCGGTAGACCAGCTGGCACCCTGGGCTTTGGCCTTGTACTGGCCGGTCTGGTCGCGGAAGCGATACACGGCGGCCACTACCTTGCTTTGAGGATCGGGCATCTGTTCTAGACTCTCTTGCACTTTGCTTTCCATACCCGGCCGAACCCGCTCAGTCTGCATGGGATGCAGGGCCGCGGTGCAGCCTGCGGCGGCAAGGAGGCAACTGATGAGCGATATGTGGACAATATGTTTCATCAAAATCTACTTATGAGTTCTAAAAGTTATTGGGGATAGTTATGGTGGTCTGTTCGCCGCTACCCGTATTGAATAGGGTGATGGTTATGCCCTGCGGACCCGGGGAAACCTCGATGTTGAATTCACCGAACTCGAAGGAGTTCTGCTGATTCAGGTTGAGATTGCCGAAGCGGTCCTCCACGATCTGCCTCGTCAGCTGGGAGAGGATCTGCCGTTGCAGGGACTGGCCGAAATTCTGCAGGGGGTCCTGCTGTCCGAAGCCGCCATCCGCAGTATACTTGTTTTGGGAGTTTGCAGAGTTCATCAGCCAGGAGTAGTTGTAGGGACTTCCCCCGAAGGCCGGGTTCATCGGTGTATAGACCAGGTCCTGGCCTGTGGCCTGCCGTGGAGAACTCATGAGCAGGAGTCCTGCGGCGACCATCAAACTGAGCAGTGTCGTAGGTTTCATAATTACAGTACTTGGTTAAGGTTGATATCCGGTTATCTGGTTCTGGTTGGCCTTAATGGCCTGCAGCGCCCTCCGGCAGATCTGCACGGCCTGCTCGGCCTGCCGCTTGGCCTGGTAGTAGCGCGGCTGAAGGCGTTGCCGGTACACCAGACGGTCGTCAATTTCGATCGTCACAATGGATCCCAGGCTGGGTATGGGCTGCTCGCCAACGGTGATCATGAAATTGCCCACACCAGAGGGATCCTCCCAGTTCTGGTAAAAAATGGAGTAGAAATTGCTGCCTATTCGCGTGATGGTCTCGTCTAGGATCATGCCCCCCAGATTGAGGCCATTCGGATCAGTCTGGTTGCGGAGTCCGGATGTGTCGGCACGTACGGTGTCGGAAGCTGCAGCGGCGCTGTCAGGCTTGCTTTCCATCAGTGTACCGAAGGCTTTTCTCAGCTTGTTGAGCATGGCCCGGTCGGTGCTGTCGGCAATACCGCGCTCCCTGGTGCCATACAGCCTGCCTTGCGAGGTTGCGGTCATGCGCTGTTGGGATGACGCCACGTTATAGCCGAGGGAGTCACCCGGTGTGATAAGCTGGTTGAAGTAACCGTGGGAGAGGAAATAGGAGGGAAGGGTGTCGTTGGTGACAGTCGCATGTAAGGTGGTATCGGCTGGCGCGTTGTTATGCTGCGCTTGGACCGATCCGCCGGACAGGAGAAACAAAGCAAGTACACAGGAGAACCCTAAATCCCAGAAATACATCCTTACCTTTGATAAATAGTTCGCATTCTAGTTAGTCACTAGTCCGCTATCTCTCGGCATACGGTTGTTTATTGCAGCCGCGCCGTTTTACACCTTCCGGCAGGATGTGGCCGGAAAATGTCCCCGGGCGAAAACCCGGAATGCGAATGTGTCCATATATTTTTGAAAACACATCCGCCAGGGACTATGGATCCCTACCCTGATTGCTAACTTGTCTCTAGATCGAAGGACTACTTACCAGGTAGTCATAGAGGCCTCTTTTCAAGTCAATTCCATTATAATAAATCGGGGTCAGCCCTTCAAAATGTTAGTGCAAATTAAAGAAGTTCTAATAAATCTAGGATAATATATAGGTATAAAGCCCTAGGGTATTTATTTTGTAATTATGCCAGTTTACAGGTATTGCTGTGCCATTATAGCGGCCGCTGACCGACTGTGGCGTTTTTGGACCGCGGCCTTCCGGGTGCCAACAGCTGGGGAGCCGGTCCTAGGATTTGCTGGAGCATCCCGTGAACCTTCTTCACGGTAGCTTTTTGGCCACCAGTTTGTTGTCACCATTCTCGGTCAGGAAGAAATATTTTTACTTGCAGCCGCTGTCCCTGACCTTACAGTTCGAGCGGATTAGCTCATCGGAAATCATGCGGTACCTGTAGCTCTCCCCGTGGGAGAGGATGGGGAGCACCATGGGCTTGGCGGAAGCGGCCTTGAGTTCCCGGTTGACCATGCCAGGGTGGCCTTCGGTTGATACCTGAATGTTTTCGGTAAGTTTTAAATATATACGGAACAATTTGTCGCGTTGACGGTCTCAATGCCTGTAATCCCAACCAAGAACCAAACGTTATGAGAGCTTTCTTCGGATATCTGCTTTCGCTTGGAGGACTGGCATGCCTGGTCTATACCGGAATCAACTACATCAACAACTCCGAAAGCTTCGGATTCCTGGGCGCCGACGTGGTGATCAGTTCGGGCGACCCCGTGCCCGTTATCGCTTCGGCGGTGGTCATGATCGTGGG encodes the following:
- a CDS encoding CsgG/HfaB family protein, which produces MPDPQSKVVAAVYRFRDQTGQYKAKAQGASWSTAVTQGATSILIESMEDSGWFTPIEREGVSNLLNERQIIQQTRQQNGQPSNLPPLLYAGVILEGGIIGYDTNVITAGGGLRYLGTGGSGQYRKDQVTIYLRAVSTQTGRVMKTVHTTKSIISQELKSGAFRFVDTQRLLEAEAGFTYNEPPVMAVTEAIDEAVKTLVVEGVEDGLWSPSDTTAYNDYKQKYHNQKERERQAEADYFGLMEDHELRSGFDLTAQFTTGSHIGSYPSPYTRIGGGLQAEQFLSSRYSLGLNLQRSSIGARNAFSEPFSSADLMLNTYLLPTRKFSPYLGVGGGVLAYDDTPDFADRQFYPAVSATAGIDYRISRSVGVQLGFNYRYLMQDGVDGVTLGTINDQQWNITAGISINPDIF
- a CDS encoding curli assembly protein CsgF produces the protein MKPTTLLSLMVAAGLLLMSSPRQATGQDLVYTPMNPAFGGSPYNYSWLMNSANSQNKYTADGGFGQQDPLQNFGQSLQRQILSQLTRQIVEDRFGNLNLNQQNSFEFGEFNIEVSPGPQGITITLFNTGSGEQTTITIPNNF
- a CDS encoding CsgE family curli-type amyloid fiber assembly protein — protein: MFLLSGGSVQAQHNNAPADTTLHATVTNDTLPSYFLSHGYFNQLITPGDSLGYNVASSQQRMTATSQGRLYGTRERGIADSTDRAMLNKLRKAFGTLMESKPDSAAAASDTVRADTSGLRNQTDPNGLNLGGMILDETITRIGSNFYSIFYQNWEDPSGVGNFMITVGEQPIPSLGSIVTIEIDDRLVYRQRLQPRYYQAKRQAEQAVQICRRALQAIKANQNQITGYQP